The nucleotide sequence ATCAAAAAAGTCTTTATCAGCAACTTTTTCATCTTTATTATCTTTAGGTGAACTTATAGTTTTTTCAAGACTACCATCTCTATAGTAATATTCCGCCTTTACTTGACCACTTTCATAGTACATTTTGCATAAACCATCAAGTGCATCATTTTTATAGCTACTTTCTGCTTTTAGCTTACCGCTTTCATAATAGATTCTTGATAAACCCTCTAACATACCATTTCTATAGTTACCTTCAGCAACTAAATTACCATTTTCATAGTATTCTTTTGTAACTCCATGTAATTTATCAGCCTTGTAATGATATTCAGCTCTTAAAACTCCACTTTCGTAATAAAGAAGTTCATAACCTTCTTTTTCACCACGTTCATTTCTTTCATATTCAGCTTTTAAGTTTCCATTAGTATAATATTCTCTATTCTTCACGGCAACCCCTTTATATCAAATAAATTATTATTTTTTTATTATATTATATTATACTTTAAAAGTTTTAAAATTACAACTTTTAATAGTTTTTATTTCTCATTGTTACCAAAGACTTTGAATTTTTCTAATAGGTATATAGATATAGAGTTTATGACAAAAGCTGGTACCATTTCATAAAGTGTGTTGCTTAAGCCACTTGTTTTCCAAGTAATAACAGTTATTGTCGCTATTATCATAGAAACTAAAACTGTTTTCCAATGTAAATCCTTCTTGTATAATGTAAATAAAATTACTGGAGAGAATACTCCACCAAATCCTGCCCAAGCATAAGAAACTAATTCAAGAACTTTAGAACTTGGATTCATTGCTAAGAGACTTGCTATTACAAATATGACAATTACACATAGTCTACCTACCCATATCATTTCTTTATGAGTTTTTTCTCTTTTTACTATATGTTTATAGAAATCTTCTGTTAAAGTATTAGATGAAACTAAAAGTTGAGAAGATATTGTTGACATTATTGCTGATAAGATAGCTGCAAATAATATTCCTGCCATCCAAGGATTAAATAATTTATGGATTAAGAATATAAATACTTTCTCAGCATCTCCACCCATTTGAGAAATATTAGAAAAAACTCCTATTCCTGTTATTCCAACCGCTATTGCCCCTAAAAGTGAAATGAAAACCCATATCATAGCTATAAGTCTTGATTTCCATAGTTCATCTGCACTATCAATACTCATAAATCTAACAATTATATGAGGTTGTCCAAAATATCCAAGTCCCCAACCAAGACCTGATATTATAACTGGTAAACTCCAAACTTTAGCATATTTAAAAATATTCAAAGAAATGTCTTTAGCTTCCATTGCAGTGCTAATTCCATCTATTCCTCCACCACTGTAGTATGCAGCCACTGGAACAACTATTATTGCAAAGAACATCAAACAACCTTGGAAGAAGTCTGTCCAACAAGTTGCTAAATAGCCACCTAAGAATGTATAGACAATTATTGTTCCTCCACCTATTAAAACTCCCCACTTGTAATCTATTCCAAGTAATGAATCAAATAATTTCCCACTTGCAACTAAACCTGATGCTGAATATATAGTGAAGAAAAATAGAATTACTATTGCTGAAAATGTTCTTATATATCCTTTTGTATCATTTAATTTATGTGAAATAAATGAAGGTACTGTAAGTGAATTATATTTTTCAGTTTGTACTCTTAGAGCTGGTGCAACAAATTTCCAGTTAAGATAAGTTCCTAAAGCTAGCCCAATTACAACCCAAATTTCTGTAAGCCCACTTGTGTATACTGCACCTGGTAGACCTAAAAGTAGCCAACCACTCATGTCACTTGCCTGAGCTGACATTGCAGTAACCCAATATCCTACTCCTCTATCTCCTAAAACATAAGATTCATGAGTTGTGGTTTTACTATAAAAATATACTCCTATTGCCATTAAAAATACTAAATAAACTCCAAATGTTATAAAAATCTCATAACTTGCCATTTAAAAATAACCTCCCTAAAATTAATTTCATAATACCCTTTAATCAGTATGAATTAGAAAAATAAATGAGCTAGATTCCAAATCTTAAATTAGTAACAACCTATTTTCCTAAGATATTTTGGACATTATGAAATAAAAAAACCATTAAGATTTTGTCCTAATGGTTAATACTATAAATAATAAAATATTTAAAATTATTTCCCATAGACACAGTCCAAAATATTTACATAACAAATTGGACTTGCATCTAGGTCAGAATAAACTAAATACAAATCCCTCTTAGGGAACTATGGGGTTTAATATAGTTATTTTGTAATTAATGTATCCTAACATAAATATCTTATCTCCTTTTTATTTTTTATAGTGCCTATTATAATTTATTTTGTTTTAATTGTCAAGCATCCTTTTTTTCTTCTAGCTCCAAAATAAAAATAAGTGAGTTACAGTTCAATTAATCATTAGAAATTTTCTTTGAAATAAATAACTAATAGCATAAAAAAAAGATTACTGCGATGTCCTATAATGGTAAAAGAGCCTTTGTGGAGCTCTAGAACCATTATAGGCTGGCAAGTAATCGTTATATTTAAGTAGAAATTTATAATCTCTCAAAGAAAATTTTCTAAAATCTAAGTCAGTGACAAACCTTTTTTATTTTTCTATAAACTTATTTTTTCATAATATCTGCTATCTAGTGTTACAGTTGCTTCTGTAAATCTTATTTCATATACTTTTAATTCTTTAGAATATTTATCTATTATATCAGCAAAATCTGACATTTTATTAGAAAACTCTTCTCTTAAATCCGTAATAGATTTTTCACTTTCCCTAACATGTCCTCTTGCTCTAACTTGTTCTCTAGTTCCTTTTTTCATAGGAATAGTTGTAAATGCAACATTATTATTTTTCCAGAATTCACTTATTTTTTCTCTACCAATGTAAGTTGCAAAATACATAACATTACTTTTTTCATCATAGTAATAATTTACTATTCTGACATTTGGAAAGTCATGTATACTTGTAGCTAAAGCTATTTCATCACATTCAGTTATCATTCTTAAAAATTCTTTTTTTGCTTCCATTTTCTCACTCCTATTAAAAAATTATTTATATTTCATTGTAACATATTTTTATTATAATGAAAATTTTTATTATAGAAGATTTTTCTAAAAATTATATATTTTTCATATAATCTTATAGAACTTTCTTCATCATAAATCTATCTACTCCTGTACCATACTCATCTTTTAAAAAACTTTCTTGTTTATAACCATGTTTCTTATATAGATCTATA is from Fusobacterium periodonticum ATCC 33693 and encodes:
- the putP gene encoding sodium/proline symporter PutP — its product is MASYEIFITFGVYLVFLMAIGVYFYSKTTTHESYVLGDRGVGYWVTAMSAQASDMSGWLLLGLPGAVYTSGLTEIWVVIGLALGTYLNWKFVAPALRVQTEKYNSLTVPSFISHKLNDTKGYIRTFSAIVILFFFTIYSASGLVASGKLFDSLLGIDYKWGVLIGGGTIIVYTFLGGYLATCWTDFFQGCLMFFAIIVVPVAAYYSGGGIDGISTAMEAKDISLNIFKYAKVWSLPVIISGLGWGLGYFGQPHIIVRFMSIDSADELWKSRLIAMIWVFISLLGAIAVGITGIGVFSNISQMGGDAEKVFIFLIHKLFNPWMAGILFAAILSAIMSTISSQLLVSSNTLTEDFYKHIVKREKTHKEMIWVGRLCVIVIFVIASLLAMNPSSKVLELVSYAWAGFGGVFSPVILFTLYKKDLHWKTVLVSMIIATITVITWKTSGLSNTLYEMVPAFVINSISIYLLEKFKVFGNNEK
- a CDS encoding pyridoxamine 5'-phosphate oxidase family protein; its protein translation is MEAKKEFLRMITECDEIALATSIHDFPNVRIVNYYYDEKSNVMYFATYIGREKISEFWKNNNVAFTTIPMKKGTREQVRARGHVRESEKSITDLREEFSNKMSDFADIIDKYSKELKVYEIRFTEATVTLDSRYYEKISL